The Daucus carota subsp. sativus chromosome 2, DH1 v3.0, whole genome shotgun sequence genome includes a window with the following:
- the LOC108209818 gene encoding uncharacterized protein LOC108209818 isoform X3, with amino-acid sequence MNKSWRWLLKRRNVLFDWGTCHFKMKPFMGFVCAVMLFVVYKTTNLQYQQAELEAKLHPLYASQEVDEAWRNLVRLPRGIIHATSDLDLKPLWSTSRSKANVSSPRYLLAIPAGIKQKNNVDNMVQKFLPVNFTIVLFHYDGKVDEWLKFRWSNLAIHIVAQNQTKWWFAKRFLHPSIVSAYDYIFLWDEDLGVENFDPRSYLDIVKSEGFEISQPALDPNSTDIHHRITVRSKRNQFHRRIYEKRGSARCSNETEGPPCSGFVEGMAPVFSRSAWHCTWHLIQNDLVHGWGVDMKLGYCAQGDRTQNIGVVDSEYLVHQGIQTLGGASRKKGRRKSEVLNPVLI; translated from the exons ATGAATAAATCGTGGAGGTGGCTACTCAAAAGAAGAAATGTTTTGTTTGATTGG GGAACTTGCCATTTCAAGATGAAACCCTTTATGGGATTTGTATGCGCGGTGATGTTGTTTGTTGTCTATAAAACAACAAATTTGCAGTATCAGCAGGCTGAG CTGGAAGCAAAACTGCATCCTCTGTACGCATCACAG GAAGTGGATGAGGCATGGAGAAATTTAGTTCGTTTACCTCGTGGCATCATTCATGCCACCTCTGATTTGGACTTGAAGCCTCTATGGTCGACCAGCAGGTCGAAG GCTAATGTTTCCAGCCCTCGCTACTTACTAGCAATTCCTGCTGGCATTAAACAAAAGAATAATGTTGATAATATGGTTCAGAAG TTTCTTCCAGTCAATTTTACAATTGTATTGTTCCATTATGATGGCAAAGTGGATGAGTGGTTGAAGTTTAGATGGAGTAATCTGGCCATTCATATTGTTGCTCAGAATCAAACAAAATG GTGGTTTGCAAAACGCTTTCTACATCCATCGATTGTTTCTGCTTATGACTATATATTTCTCTGGGATGAAGATTTGGGGGTTGAAAATTTTGACCCAAGAAG CTACTTGGATATTGTTAAATCTGAAGGCTTTGAGATATCTCAACCAGCTTTGGACCCAAATTCAACTGATATACATCACAGGATTACCGTGCGAAGTAAACGCAACCAATTTCATAG AAGAATATATGAGAAAAGAGGAAGTGCAAGATGTTCAAATGAAACTGAAGGTCCACCATGCTCCGG TTTTGTTGAAGGAATGGCTCCAGTGTTCTCGAGATCTGCTTGGCATTGCACATGGCATCTTATTCAG AATGATCTTGTTCATGGATGGGGAGTGGACATGAAACTCGGTTATTGTGCACAG GGGGATCGTACACAAAATATTGGAGTTGTTGATAGCGAATATCTTGTTCATCAGGGCATACAAACTTTGGGTGGAGCATCTCGAAAAAAG GGCCGTCGGAAATCTGAGGTTCTAAATCCCGTTCTTATTTGA